One genomic region from Equus asinus isolate D_3611 breed Donkey chromosome 8, EquAss-T2T_v2, whole genome shotgun sequence encodes:
- the LOC106843869 gene encoding putative EP400-like protein, with amino-acid sequence MHHGSGPQNVQHQLQRSRVFASSEGEEQQAHPNPPQSPATPFAPSASPSAPQSPGYQVQQLVNRSPVAGQNVSIALQNVGPVVGGSPQITLAPPPLPSPTSPGFQFSAQQRRFEHGSPSYMQVTSPLSQQVQTQSPTQPSPGPGPGLQSVRAGAPGPGLGLCSSSPTGGFVDASVLVRQISLSPSSGGHFVFQEGPGLAQMAQGAQVQLQHAGTPISVRERRLSQPHAQSGGTVHHLGPQSPAASGGAGLQPLASPSHITTASLPPQISSIIQGQLIQQQQVLQGPPLTRPLLPGVGVGVGGTSAFGMTSPPPPTSPSRTTVPLGLSSLSLTPAGSAGVRKAPKKLEEIPRPPRSWLR; translated from the coding sequence ATGCACCATGGCAGCGGCCCTCAGAATGTCCAGCACCAGCTGCAGAGGTCCAGGGTCTTCGCCAGCAGCGAAGGAGAGGAACAGCAGGCCCATCCAAATCCACCCCAGTCCCCCGCCACACCCTTCGCACCATCGGCGAGCCCGTCTGCACCCCAGTCACCCGGTTACCAAGTGCAGCAGCTGGTGAACAGGAGTCCGGTGGCTGGGCAGAACGTGAGCATCGCCCTTCAGAATGTTGGACCGGTGGTGGGAGGAAGCCCACAGATCACGCTCGCCCCTCCGccgctccccagccccacctctccaGGTTTTCAGTTCAGTGCCCAGCAGAGGCGGTTTGAGCATGGATCTCCGTCGTACATGCAGGTTACCTCGCCACTGTCCCAACAGGTGCAGACTCAGagccccacccagcccagccctgggccggGGCCGGGCCTGCAGAGCGTGCGGGCGGGCGCCCCTGGCCCCGGCCTGGGCCTTTGCAGCAGCAGCCCCACCGGGGGCTTTGTGGACGCCAGTGTGCTGGTGAGGCAGATCAGCTTGAGCCCGTCCAGTGGCGGGCACTTTGTGTTTCAGGAGGGCCCGGGCCTCGCCCAGATGGCTCAGGGAGCCCAGGTGCAGCTGCAGCATGCAGGGACTCCCATCTCAGTCAGAGAACGGAGACTCTCGCAGCCCCATGCGCAATCTGGGGGGACCGTCCACCACCTGGGACCCCAGAGCCCTGCGGCCTCGGGTGGGGCCGGCCTGCAGCCcctggccagccccagccacATCACCACGGCCAGCTTGCCACCCCAGATCAGCAGCATCATCCAGGGGCAGCTgatccagcagcagcaggtgctGCAGGGGCCGCCGCTGACCAGACCTCTGCTTCCCGGGGTCGGAGTCGGGGTTGGGGGGACTTCAGCATTTGGGATGAcgtccccacctccccccaccagcCCTTCCAGGACCACAGTGCCGCTGGGCCTCTCCAGCCTTTCTCTCACGCCTGCGGGGAGTGCGGGGGTGAGAAAGGCTCCCAAGAAGTTGGAGGAGATCCCCCGGCCTCCCAGGAGCTGGCTGAGATGA